A genomic region of Ensifer adhaerens contains the following coding sequences:
- a CDS encoding polysaccharide biosynthesis/export family protein, translated as MKRVSALLLCTALVGCQAVPGEGPLAGAIVKDAGQSGAEIGRQNATVFDIVEVDGRTARLVSDYVSSTLNRRFGIGGGVGRVVIGVGDALKVSIFEAGSDGLFSTQDSKQTSIDLVVQPDGKAAIPYVGPVNFAGLTLEQARQEILEALKQKAVEPDVIVTSMSTASRNVTVSGAVGKSSVVPLSLVDETINEVIAKAGGPVAQPYETYVTLVRGKKTGTVLLKSIIENPSENIHVKPGDQIFVARDPRRFTILGAVKANQRVEFGANDLNLLEAMGLAGGGADYTLDMKGYFIFRYEEPDVVMSLLGQQRFNEMLRKGMKTDSMGRYPIVYRFDMSKPDSLIVGQTFPVKNRDVIYASRHPSVDFSKFLNFIAQPVGIANSGFAIADNLNGN; from the coding sequence TTGAAACGAGTCAGTGCCCTTCTGCTTTGTACCGCCCTCGTGGGATGCCAGGCCGTTCCGGGCGAGGGGCCGCTGGCCGGAGCGATCGTCAAGGATGCCGGTCAGTCCGGCGCGGAGATCGGGCGCCAGAATGCGACCGTCTTCGATATCGTCGAAGTGGATGGCCGCACCGCGCGCCTCGTTTCCGATTATGTCTCCTCGACGCTCAACCGTCGTTTCGGCATTGGCGGCGGCGTCGGCCGAGTCGTCATCGGTGTCGGCGACGCATTGAAGGTGTCGATTTTCGAGGCCGGCAGCGATGGTCTGTTCTCGACGCAGGATTCCAAGCAGACAAGCATCGATCTCGTCGTCCAGCCGGATGGCAAGGCTGCGATCCCCTATGTCGGTCCGGTCAACTTTGCCGGCCTGACACTGGAACAGGCGCGTCAGGAAATCCTGGAAGCGCTGAAGCAGAAGGCGGTCGAGCCGGATGTCATCGTCACCAGCATGAGCACCGCCTCGCGCAACGTCACCGTTTCGGGTGCCGTCGGTAAGTCGTCGGTCGTGCCGCTCAGCCTCGTCGACGAAACGATCAACGAAGTGATCGCCAAGGCGGGTGGTCCCGTCGCCCAGCCCTACGAGACCTATGTCACGTTGGTGCGCGGCAAGAAGACCGGCACGGTTCTTCTCAAGTCAATCATCGAGAACCCGTCCGAGAACATCCACGTAAAGCCTGGAGACCAGATTTTCGTTGCACGCGATCCGCGTCGTTTCACGATCCTGGGCGCCGTCAAGGCCAACCAGCGCGTCGAATTTGGTGCCAACGACCTGAACCTGCTCGAGGCCATGGGTCTTGCCGGCGGTGGCGCGGACTATACGCTCGACATGAAGGGCTACTTCATCTTCCGTTACGAAGAGCCTGATGTGGTCATGAGCCTGCTCGGCCAGCAGCGCTTCAATGAGATGCTGCGCAAGGGCATGAAGACCGACAGCATGGGCCGCTACCCGATCGTCTATCGCTTCGACATGAGCAAGCCCGATAGCCTGATCGTCGGCCAGACCTTCCCGGTCAAGAACCGCGACGTCATTTATGCCTCGCGCCATCCGTCGGTCGACTTCTCGAAGTTCCTCAACTTCATCGCCCAGCCGGTCGGCATCGCCAATTCCGGCTTCGCGATCGCGGACAACCTCAACGGCAATTGA
- the pncA gene encoding bifunctional nicotinamidase/pyrazinamidase: MADKALVVVDVQNDFCPGGALAVAGGDEIVPMINGLIDRFEHVVLTQDWHPAGHSSFASSHPGKNPFEMIAMPYGGQTLWPDHCVQGSGGADFHPALEWTRAELLIRKGFRPEIDSYSAFFENDRRTPTGLTGYLRDRGIKRVTLCGLATDFCVAFSALDAVAQGFSTSVILEACRGIDLNGSLQAMITRMRDAGVELN, translated from the coding sequence ATGGCGGATAAGGCGTTGGTCGTCGTGGATGTGCAGAACGATTTCTGCCCTGGCGGGGCGCTTGCGGTCGCAGGCGGCGATGAGATCGTACCGATGATCAATGGCCTGATTGACCGCTTCGAGCATGTGGTGCTGACGCAGGACTGGCATCCCGCTGGCCATTCGAGCTTTGCTTCCAGCCATCCTGGCAAGAACCCGTTCGAAATGATCGCGATGCCCTATGGCGGCCAGACGCTCTGGCCGGACCATTGCGTCCAGGGAAGCGGCGGTGCTGATTTCCATCCGGCGCTCGAATGGACGCGGGCCGAGCTCCTGATCCGCAAGGGCTTCCGGCCCGAGATCGACAGCTATTCCGCCTTCTTCGAAAACGACCGCCGGACACCCACGGGCCTCACCGGCTATCTCAGGGACCGCGGCATCAAGAGGGTCACGCTGTGTGGGTTGGCAACGGATTTCTGCGTGGCCTTTTCTGCGCTCGATGCCGTCGCGCAGGGGTTCTCGACATCGGTCATTCTCGAAGCCTGTCGAGGCATCGACCTCAATGGTTCGCTTCAGGCTATGATTACCCGCATGCGTGATGCCGGTGTCGAGCTGAACTAG